The window CTGCCAGTTTATGGAAAACAACGATGAAGGATTCCTCCAAACCCAGTAAAGAGAAAATTGGTTCAGATTCTGTGAAATGTAGGGGGTTGTAGAAAAATGTCAATACCTAACCCTGAATCCATCTGGAGAGGCTGATCTAATCGGCATTGTACATAGGTCTTTGGGAGAATACCAGAACAAAGTTCTGATTGACAAAAAGATGGGCTGCAAATCAAGTGGTCCGCAAATGAAGCTGCTTGCTTCTGCCTTAATGCTTCCGTGCAGGTAAGGCCATGAATTATAAAAAGATATACTGGTAACAGATTACCGTGAAGCAGGTGGAAGATTCTTCCGCCTTTTTCGTTTCCGGTAAGAAGGAGGTTCTTATAATCCGGATAAAACGTGGAAAGGCACGTACCAAGGAGGTGGTGCCGAAGGAAAGGATCAACGAACAGATCAGCGCTCCAAAGGTACGGGTGATCGGCCCTGACGGTAAACAAATAGGCATCATGCCCACGCGTGACGCCATCCGCAAAGCAGAAGACATGAATCTGGACCTGGTGGAAATCTCACCCAACACCGAGCCCCCGGTCTGCCGCATTCTTGACTTCGGCAAATACTATTTCGAAAAGGAAAAGAAAGCCAGGGAAGCCCGCAAGAGACAGCACGAGATCGAGATCAAGGAGATCAAGTTCGGTCCGAACACGGAAGAACATGACTATAATTTCAAGAAGAACAACGCGATCAGATTTCTGAAGCAGCGCAACAAGGTTAAGTTCACGGTCCGCTTCCGAGGCCGGCAAATGGCTCATAAAGAGCTCGGCTACGACGTTCTGGAAAGGCTGAAAAACGATCTGGGCCACATTGCCGACGTTGACGCGCCACCAGTAGCTGAACGCAATCTACTTTTCATCATTATGACCCCCAAAAAAGACATCGACCACATCCTCGAAAAAGCCGCCGCGGAATCTGCCGCTGCGCCTGAAACAGAGGCCGACCCTGTAAAATAAGCAGAGTAAAGGGTTGCGAGGTTAACCATACTTTCTAATAGTCAAGGAGATAAATATGCCAAAGATCAAGACAAGCAGTTCCGCAGCCAAGAGGTTCAAGGTTACCGGAACCGGCAAGATCAAGCGCCATCACGCAAAAAGCGCTCACATCAAAACCAAAAAATCACCCAAGCTGAAACGCAATCTGCGTGACAGCGCCATTGTTCGCAAATGCGATGAAAAGCGCATCCATCGCATGCTGGCAAACTAAAGGGAGAGAAAAATGCCAAGATCAACAAACAACGTATCCGCCCACCGCAGAAGAAAAAAATACATGCTGGCCGCGCGCGGCTATTTCGGCCGCCGCAGCAAAACTTACCGGGTTGCCAGGCAAACCGTGGAACGCGGAATGGCTTTTGCCTTTGCCCACCGGAAGCAGAAAAAACGCCAGTTCCGCAGCCTCTGGATCACCCGCATCAACGCTGCCTGCCGCAATAACGACATGAGCTACAGCCGCTTCATCAACGGCCTGCATAAAGCCAATATCGAAATCAACCGCAAATCCCTTGCCCACTTGGCCTGGCACGACAGCGATGCCTTTGCCAAACTGGTCGAGATCGCCAAAGGCTGAACCACCCCTCCGGCCCGAGCAGCCGGGGCTAAAATAGTGAAGGAAGCAAGTTGCAAGACCAACTGAGGGAAGTGGCGGAACAGGCCAGAGCGGATATTGCCGCCTGCGAAACCGCCAATGACATCCTGAATGCCAAAGCCAGGTATCTTGGCAAAAAAAGCTTGATAAACAGCCTCTACGGAAAGCTGAAAGACCTTCCTGACGCCGAGAAACCGGCTTTCGGGCAGAGCATCAACAAGCTCCGCGGCAGCATAGAAGACCTACTGGCTGCGCGTGAACAGGAGCTGAAAAACCGTCTCCAGGAAGCCCAGGACAGCGCCAAGACGCTGGACCTGAGCCTGCCGGGCATCATCCGTCCGCGTGGGTCGCTGCATCCGCTAACGATCGTCCGCCGCAGAATCGAAGATGTCTTCATCGGCCTAGGTTTCGAGATCGCCGAAGGGCCGGACATAGATGACGAATGGCACAACTTCGACGCCCTGAACACCCCGCCTGACCATCCTTCCCGCAACCTGGCAGACACCTTTTACCTGGACAACGGCTTCCTGTTGCGCACCCAGACTTCAACTGTGCAGGTGCGCACTATGGAAAAATACCCGCCGCCCATCTATATCATCTCGCCCGGAAGATGCTACCGCAACGATAAACCGGATCCCTCCCACTCCCCCGTTTTTTCCCAAGTGGAAGCACTGGTGGTGGATAAGGGTATCTCGATGGCCGATTTGAAAGACACGCTGCAAAACTTCGCCCGGATCATGTTTGGAGAAGACGTCCGTTCGCGCATCCGACCACACTTTTTCCCCTTCACGGAGCCAAGCGCGGAAATGGACATTAGCTGTGTCGCCTGTCGAGGCCAGGGTTGCCGTGTGTGCAAAAACTCCGGTTGGCTGGAACTGGGCGGAGCCGGGATGGTTGATCCCGCCGTATTCAAATATGTGGGCATCGATCCCGAGATTTACTCCGGCTACGCCCTTGGGGTGGGAGTGGAGCGCATTGCCATGCTTACCTACAACATTCCGGACATGCGCATCCTCTTTGAGAACGACGTTCGCATGCTGCGCCAGTTCAGCGGGGAGGTATTGTGATTATCTCCTGCCGCTGGCTCAGCCGCTACATCGACCTGCCCCGGGACACAGACAGCCTGGTTCAAACCCTCACCTTCAGTGGAATTGAGGTGGAAGCCGTAAAATCTCTTCCCGCCTTGCCGGAAACTGTTGTAACCGCCAAAGTGGTGAGCGCCGAGCGCATCCCCGGAACCGACCATCTGCAGGTTTGCAGCGTGGAGTACGGAGCTACGGAGCCTACCCAGGTGGTTTGCGGAGCGCCCAATTGCAAAGCTGGAATGATCTCTCTGCTGGCCCTTCCGGGAACCGAACTCTCTGGTCTTACCGTCAAAAAGGCAAAACTCCGCGGTGTGGAGTCCAACGGGATGCTTTGCTCTGAAAAGGAACTTGGCATCTCCGACAACCACGCAGGGATCATTGAACTGGAGCCCTCCACACCGGTGGGGATTTCCGTGAACGACATCTACGAACTGCCGGACACCATTCTGGAACTGGAAATCACGCCCAACCGCCCAGACCTGCTGGGATACATAGGCATCGCGCGCGATCTTTCCGCCTCTTTGGGCAATCCCCTGAAGCTGCCGCAAGTGGAGCACGTGGCTGGTGAAGTCAGCGAAAAAACCGCGCTCAAACTGATACTGGAAGATCCGGAAAAATGCCCCCGCTACACGGCCAGATTGCTCTCCGGTGTTTC is drawn from Candidatus Cloacimonadota bacterium and contains these coding sequences:
- a CDS encoding translation initiation factor IF-3 — protein: MPKERINEQISAPKVRVIGPDGKQIGIMPTRDAIRKAEDMNLDLVEISPNTEPPVCRILDFGKYYFEKEKKAREARKRQHEIEIKEIKFGPNTEEHDYNFKKNNAIRFLKQRNKVKFTVRFRGRQMAHKELGYDVLERLKNDLGHIADVDAPPVAERNLLFIIMTPKKDIDHILEKAAAESAAAPETEADPVK
- the rpmI gene encoding 50S ribosomal protein L35, encoding MPKIKTSSSAAKRFKVTGTGKIKRHHAKSAHIKTKKSPKLKRNLRDSAIVRKCDEKRIHRMLAN
- the rplT gene encoding 50S ribosomal protein L20, giving the protein MPRSTNNVSAHRRRKKYMLAARGYFGRRSKTYRVARQTVERGMAFAFAHRKQKKRQFRSLWITRINAACRNNDMSYSRFINGLHKANIEINRKSLAHLAWHDSDAFAKLVEIAKG
- the pheS gene encoding phenylalanine--tRNA ligase subunit alpha, producing the protein MQDQLREVAEQARADIAACETANDILNAKARYLGKKSLINSLYGKLKDLPDAEKPAFGQSINKLRGSIEDLLAAREQELKNRLQEAQDSAKTLDLSLPGIIRPRGSLHPLTIVRRRIEDVFIGLGFEIAEGPDIDDEWHNFDALNTPPDHPSRNLADTFYLDNGFLLRTQTSTVQVRTMEKYPPPIYIISPGRCYRNDKPDPSHSPVFSQVEALVVDKGISMADLKDTLQNFARIMFGEDVRSRIRPHFFPFTEPSAEMDISCVACRGQGCRVCKNSGWLELGGAGMVDPAVFKYVGIDPEIYSGYALGVGVERIAMLTYNIPDMRILFENDVRMLRQFSGEVL